Proteins co-encoded in one Corylus avellana chromosome ca9, CavTom2PMs-1.0 genomic window:
- the LOC132192051 gene encoding cyclic dof factor 3-like isoform X2, producing MEEGKSFEYGEDACSDRAKAVVESCYAENLGQPQKSSALGNRNEEPQTPVQVEALVYPTPKEGQVETNTTEQEKVLKKPDKVLQCPRCNSLDTKFCYFNNYNVSQPRHFCKNCQRYWTAGGTMRNVPVGAGRRKNKHLASQYRQIIVSSDGVAMTRSEMMDSANHQLLSCGESSMVNGTLLKFGPEAPLCRSMETVLNLRDQRRCVEMGSVNMEENEEPSSCISSLTASSNQGNQLPENSEQRERVCLPGSRNELNTPHPLHCYPVPPPGGFPWNAGLHNDASVAKAENASECISVPNGSDTNPVQWYPTPMLSVPAGFCPPSIPLQFVPASYWSCMPVWAPGAGSVSLTGSSNSSCSGNGSPTLGKHSRDAKFTDEEKSETRILVPKTLRIDDPDEASKSPIWATLGVKPNQKESISKGTIFGTFGSKKAEEMDQLAEASEILVANPAALSRSHTFQESN from the exons ATGGAAGAAGGCAAATCATTTGAGTATGGTGAG GATGCTTGCAGTGATAGAGCAAAAGCAGTAGTGGAGAGCTGTTATGCAGAAAACTTGGGGCAACCACAGAAGTCCTCTGCTTTAGGAAATAGGAATGAAGAGCCCCAAACTCCTGTGCAGGTTGAGGCACTAGTATATCCTACACCCAAGGAAGGGCAGGTTGAGACCAATACTACAGAGCAAGAGAAAGTGCTTAAGAAGCCAGACAAGGTACTTCAATGTCCAAGGTGCAATAGTTTAGACACAAAATTTTGCTATTTCAATAACTACAATGTCAGTCAACCTAGGCATTTCTGTAAGAACTGCCAGAGATATTGGACGGCTGGTGGAACAATGAGAAATGTTCCAGTGGGTGCTGGGAGACGAAAGAACAAGCACTTAGCCTCTCAATACCGTCAGATAATAGTATCATCTGATGGAGTAGCAATGACAAGATCAGAAATGATGGACTCAGCCAACCACCAGCTTCTCTCGTGTGGTGAATCTTCAATGGTAAATGGGACACTCCTAAAATTTGGTCCTGAAGCACCTCTTTGTAGATCCATGGAGACTGTTCTTAATTTAAGAGACCAGAGAAGATGTGTTGAGATGGGTTCTGTaaatatggaagaaaatgaagagccTTCCTCATGCATATCTTCCCTGACAGCTTCCAGTAATCAGGGAAATCAATTACCTGAAAATAGTGAGCAACGGGAGAGAGTTTGTTTGCCTGGATCTCGTAATGAGCTTAATACACCACATCCTCTGCATTGTTACCCTGTTCCTCCTCCAGGGGGTTTCCCTTGGAATGCAGGTTTGCACAATGATGCCTCTGTTGCAAAAGCAGAAAATGCTTCCGAGTGCATTTCCGTACCAAATGGCAGCGATACAAATCCGGTTCAGTGGTACCCGACACCAATGCTTTCAGTTCCGGCCGGCTTTTGCCCTCCGAGCATTCCTCTACAATTTGTACCGGCATCGTATTGGAGCTGTATGCCCGTTTGGGCTCCCGGAGCTGGGAGTGTGTCATTAACTGGATCAAGTAACAGTTCCTGCTCTGGCAATGGCTCACCAACCCTCGGCAAGCATTCCAGAGATGCAAAGTTTACAGATGAAGAGAAATCAGAAACACGTATTTTGGTTCCAAAGACACTGAGAATTGATGATCCGGATGAGGCTTCAAAGAGTCCTATATGGGCCACATTAGGAGTTAAGCCTAACCAGAAGGAATCTATATCGAAAGGTACTATTTTTGGAACATTTGGGTCAAAAAAGGCAGAAGAGATGGACCAATTGGCTGAAGCATCTGAGATCTTGGTTGCAAACCCAGCAGCTCTCTCTCGCTCTCATACATTTCAAGAGAGCAACTGA
- the LOC132192051 gene encoding cyclic dof factor 1-like isoform X1 — protein MGFGVRPQSCFALWKESFSFRRKMSCGGDIYEEATKDPGIKLFGRKIPLPECRIRAGSEVMDACSDRAKAVVESCYAENLGQPQKSSALGNRNEEPQTPVQVEALVYPTPKEGQVETNTTEQEKVLKKPDKVLQCPRCNSLDTKFCYFNNYNVSQPRHFCKNCQRYWTAGGTMRNVPVGAGRRKNKHLASQYRQIIVSSDGVAMTRSEMMDSANHQLLSCGESSMVNGTLLKFGPEAPLCRSMETVLNLRDQRRCVEMGSVNMEENEEPSSCISSLTASSNQGNQLPENSEQRERVCLPGSRNELNTPHPLHCYPVPPPGGFPWNAGLHNDASVAKAENASECISVPNGSDTNPVQWYPTPMLSVPAGFCPPSIPLQFVPASYWSCMPVWAPGAGSVSLTGSSNSSCSGNGSPTLGKHSRDAKFTDEEKSETRILVPKTLRIDDPDEASKSPIWATLGVKPNQKESISKGTIFGTFGSKKAEEMDQLAEASEILVANPAALSRSHTFQESN, from the exons ATGGGTTTTGGCGTTCGCCCTCAAAGTTGTTTTGCACTTTGGAAGGAATCTTTTAGTTTCAGAAGAAAAATGAGTTGCGGAGGAGATATCTATGAGGAGGCGACTAAGGATCCTGGCATAAAGCTCTTTGGCAGAAAGATCCCTCTGCCGGAATGTCGGATTCGGGCAGGGTCGGAAGTCATG GATGCTTGCAGTGATAGAGCAAAAGCAGTAGTGGAGAGCTGTTATGCAGAAAACTTGGGGCAACCACAGAAGTCCTCTGCTTTAGGAAATAGGAATGAAGAGCCCCAAACTCCTGTGCAGGTTGAGGCACTAGTATATCCTACACCCAAGGAAGGGCAGGTTGAGACCAATACTACAGAGCAAGAGAAAGTGCTTAAGAAGCCAGACAAGGTACTTCAATGTCCAAGGTGCAATAGTTTAGACACAAAATTTTGCTATTTCAATAACTACAATGTCAGTCAACCTAGGCATTTCTGTAAGAACTGCCAGAGATATTGGACGGCTGGTGGAACAATGAGAAATGTTCCAGTGGGTGCTGGGAGACGAAAGAACAAGCACTTAGCCTCTCAATACCGTCAGATAATAGTATCATCTGATGGAGTAGCAATGACAAGATCAGAAATGATGGACTCAGCCAACCACCAGCTTCTCTCGTGTGGTGAATCTTCAATGGTAAATGGGACACTCCTAAAATTTGGTCCTGAAGCACCTCTTTGTAGATCCATGGAGACTGTTCTTAATTTAAGAGACCAGAGAAGATGTGTTGAGATGGGTTCTGTaaatatggaagaaaatgaagagccTTCCTCATGCATATCTTCCCTGACAGCTTCCAGTAATCAGGGAAATCAATTACCTGAAAATAGTGAGCAACGGGAGAGAGTTTGTTTGCCTGGATCTCGTAATGAGCTTAATACACCACATCCTCTGCATTGTTACCCTGTTCCTCCTCCAGGGGGTTTCCCTTGGAATGCAGGTTTGCACAATGATGCCTCTGTTGCAAAAGCAGAAAATGCTTCCGAGTGCATTTCCGTACCAAATGGCAGCGATACAAATCCGGTTCAGTGGTACCCGACACCAATGCTTTCAGTTCCGGCCGGCTTTTGCCCTCCGAGCATTCCTCTACAATTTGTACCGGCATCGTATTGGAGCTGTATGCCCGTTTGGGCTCCCGGAGCTGGGAGTGTGTCATTAACTGGATCAAGTAACAGTTCCTGCTCTGGCAATGGCTCACCAACCCTCGGCAAGCATTCCAGAGATGCAAAGTTTACAGATGAAGAGAAATCAGAAACACGTATTTTGGTTCCAAAGACACTGAGAATTGATGATCCGGATGAGGCTTCAAAGAGTCCTATATGGGCCACATTAGGAGTTAAGCCTAACCAGAAGGAATCTATATCGAAAGGTACTATTTTTGGAACATTTGGGTCAAAAAAGGCAGAAGAGATGGACCAATTGGCTGAAGCATCTGAGATCTTGGTTGCAAACCCAGCAGCTCTCTCTCGCTCTCATACATTTCAAGAGAGCAACTGA